In the Deinococcus budaensis genome, one interval contains:
- the aroA gene encoding 3-phosphoshikimate 1-carboxyvinyltransferase, which yields MTPGGLPERFDVIVHPAPELRGELRAQPSKNYTTRYLLAAALAEGETRVVGAATSEDAQALLGCLRAWGAGAERVGEDVVVRGFGARPRAGVTLDPGNAGAVARFLMGVAALTQGTTLVTDHAESLGRRPQGDLLGALERLGARVGSEGGRLPVTVSGPVRGGRVEVSAQRSSQYASALMFLAPLLPEGLDLRLTGEIKSRAPLRQTLDTLAAFGVTASASADLRRVSIPGGQTYRAGRVLVPGDYPGSAAILVAAALRPGEVTVTNLREHDLQGEREALDVLREMGADLVRDGDRVTVRGGQPLRAVTRDGDGFTDAVQALTAAAACASGTTTWENVATLRLKECDRISDTRRELERLGLSAGETADSLSVTGTGQIPGGVTADGHGDHRMIMLLTLLGLRAGAPLRITGAHHIRKSYPDFFRHLEALGARFEYPATDAR from the coding sequence ATGACCCCAGGCGGCCTGCCCGAGCGCTTCGACGTGATCGTCCACCCCGCCCCCGAGCTGCGCGGCGAACTGCGGGCGCAGCCCAGCAAGAACTACACGACCCGGTATCTGCTCGCCGCCGCGCTGGCCGAGGGCGAGACGCGGGTGGTGGGCGCGGCGACCAGCGAGGACGCCCAGGCCCTGCTCGGCTGCCTGCGGGCCTGGGGCGCGGGCGCCGAACGGGTCGGAGAGGACGTGGTCGTGCGCGGCTTTGGCGCCCGGCCCCGCGCGGGCGTGACCCTCGATCCCGGCAACGCGGGCGCGGTCGCCCGGTTTCTGATGGGCGTGGCGGCGCTGACCCAGGGCACGACCCTGGTCACCGACCACGCCGAGTCGCTGGGACGGCGGCCCCAGGGGGACCTGCTCGGCGCTCTGGAGCGCCTGGGCGCGCGGGTGGGCAGCGAGGGCGGGCGCCTGCCGGTCACGGTCAGCGGCCCGGTGCGCGGCGGGCGGGTGGAGGTGTCGGCGCAGCGGTCGAGCCAGTACGCTTCCGCGCTGATGTTTCTCGCGCCCCTGCTGCCCGAGGGCCTCGACCTGCGGCTGACCGGAGAGATCAAGAGCCGCGCGCCGCTGCGGCAGACGCTGGACACGCTGGCGGCCTTCGGGGTCACGGCGAGCGCCAGCGCGGACCTCCGCCGGGTAAGCATTCCCGGCGGGCAGACGTACCGGGCCGGGCGGGTGCTGGTGCCTGGCGACTACCCGGGCAGCGCGGCGATCCTGGTGGCCGCCGCCCTGCGGCCCGGCGAGGTCACGGTCACGAACCTGCGCGAGCACGACCTCCAAGGCGAGCGAGAGGCGCTGGACGTGCTGCGCGAGATGGGCGCCGACCTCGTGCGCGACGGGGACCGGGTGACGGTGCGCGGCGGCCAGCCCCTGCGCGCCGTGACCCGCGACGGCGACGGCTTCACCGACGCGGTGCAGGCGCTGACCGCCGCTGCCGCCTGCGCGAGCGGCACGACGACCTGGGAGAACGTGGCGACCCTGCGCCTCAAGGAATGTGACCGCATCAGCGACACCCGGCGCGAGCTGGAGCGGCTGGGCCTGAGCGCGGGCGAGACGGCGGACAGCCTCAGCGTGACGGGGACAGGTCAGATCCCCGGGGGTGTCACCGCCGATGGGCACGGCGACCACCGCATGATCATGCTGCTGACCCTGCTGGGGCTGCGGGCGGGGGCGCCCCTGCGCATCACCGGCGCGCACCACATCCGCAAGAGTTACCCGGACTTTTTCCGGCATCTGGAGGCGCTGGGCGCCCGCTTCGAGTACCCGGCGACGGACGCGCGCTGA
- a CDS encoding nitroreductase family protein: MTAEVPVRPARTPEEVRAFYDAHRTVRHYRTREDGTPLPLPEEHLDAMLHAAQRAPTDATAQLYSLIRLSDPGVRARVAELTTNAHVASASEAFVVCLDVRRVGRVLEVAGHAPGHWPAIAVHFGIGDAVMAGQNLLTAAEMLGYQGCWIGGVLNGLGGLLDLLELPAGVLPFAALTVGIPAEQPPLRPRVPRPLIVHQDRYRDPSDEDLRHATEVMNPIAARAGKPGDWARLLRMYFGQGGGMEAREPGLVAALKRQGLWAGEELGQ, encoded by the coding sequence ATGACCGCCGAAGTTCCCGTCCGCCCTGCCCGCACGCCCGAGGAGGTGCGGGCCTTTTACGACGCGCACCGCACGGTCCGCCACTACCGCACGCGGGAGGACGGCACGCCGCTGCCGCTGCCGGAGGAGCACCTGGACGCCATGCTGCACGCGGCGCAGCGCGCACCGACCGACGCGACCGCGCAGCTGTACTCGCTGATCCGGCTCTCGGACCCCGGGGTGCGCGCCCGCGTGGCCGAGCTGACCACCAACGCGCACGTCGCCAGCGCCTCCGAGGCCTTTGTGGTGTGCCTGGACGTGCGGCGGGTGGGCCGGGTGCTGGAGGTGGCCGGGCACGCGCCGGGGCACTGGCCCGCCATCGCGGTGCATTTCGGCATCGGGGACGCGGTGATGGCCGGGCAGAACCTGCTGACCGCCGCCGAGATGCTGGGGTACCAGGGCTGCTGGATCGGTGGGGTGCTCAACGGCCTCGGCGGCCTGCTCGACCTGCTGGAGCTGCCCGCCGGGGTCCTGCCTTTCGCGGCGCTGACGGTCGGGATTCCCGCCGAGCAGCCCCCGCTGCGCCCGCGTGTGCCGCGTCCGCTGATCGTCCACCAGGACCGGTACCGCGACCCCAGCGACGAGGACCTGCGCCACGCCACCGAGGTGATGAATCCCATCGCCGCCCGCGCGGGCAAACCCGGCGACTGGGCGCGGCTGCTCAGGATGTACTTCGGCCAGGGCGGCGGCATGGAGGCCCGCGAGCCGGGGCTGGTCGCGGCCCTGAAGCGCCAGGGGCTGTGGGCGGGAGAGGAGCTGGGCCAGTGA
- a CDS encoding serine aminopeptidase domain-containing protein: protein MLGGLALLAGLARWPVTGAAPFPREVTFRAADGVAVYGDLWAVRGRGVPLVLLFHQTQSNRAEYATVGPRLARAGCAALAIDQRVGGTMFGRENRTGRALYPDVAYEQAWPDLEGALRWARRRDPGGPVIVWGSSYSASLALRLAARHPREVAAVLAFSPGEYVARDRSLTLRAAAGVHVPLLIAAMRGHEEAQARRLLAASPSERRRLYVSGTPLVHGALMLRSDVNTPQGARAAWAAVAAFLSPYCPGLSRGGSAPTGSAAPPR, encoded by the coding sequence GTGCTGGGCGGGCTGGCGCTGCTGGCCGGGCTGGCGCGGTGGCCGGTCACGGGCGCGGCCCCGTTTCCCCGCGAGGTGACGTTCCGCGCGGCGGACGGGGTGGCCGTGTACGGGGACCTGTGGGCGGTGCGCGGGCGCGGGGTGCCCCTGGTGCTGCTGTTTCACCAGACACAGTCGAACCGTGCCGAGTACGCCACCGTCGGCCCCCGGCTGGCGCGGGCGGGGTGCGCGGCCCTGGCCATCGACCAGCGCGTGGGGGGCACGATGTTCGGCCGCGAGAACCGCACGGGCCGCGCCCTCTATCCCGACGTGGCCTACGAGCAGGCGTGGCCCGACCTGGAAGGCGCCCTGCGCTGGGCGCGCCGCCGCGACCCTGGCGGCCCGGTCATCGTGTGGGGCAGCAGCTATTCGGCAAGCCTGGCCCTGCGGCTGGCCGCGCGGCACCCGCGCGAGGTCGCGGCGGTCCTGGCCTTTTCTCCCGGCGAGTATGTCGCGCGTGACCGCTCGCTGACCCTCCGGGCGGCGGCGGGGGTGCACGTGCCGCTCTTGATCGCAGCGATGCGCGGCCACGAGGAGGCGCAGGCCCGCCGCCTGCTGGCCGCCTCTCCCAGCGAACGCCGGAGGCTGTACGTGTCGGGCACGCCGCTCGTCCACGGCGCGCTGATGCTGCGGTCAGACGTGAACACGCCGCAGGGGGCGCGGGCGGCCTGGGCAGCGGTGGCCGCCTTTCTCTCGCCGTACT
- a CDS encoding aminotransferase class I/II-fold pyridoxal phosphate-dependent enzyme produces MKRDYDLTTLAARAGEEARPEGNVPLVEPLYQSTVYAFPDLDALERTMSGEESGSFYYRNGTPNAATLERALAGLEGTDAALVAASGMAAISAALLGTLQSGDHVVADARVYGVTYALLAEELPRLGITTTFVDACDPGEVEAAFRPETRVLHVESLTNPLMTVPDVPRLAALAHARGALLSVDNTFASPAVFRPALHGADLVTHSVSKYLSGHSAAFGGVVCGQADLISSARTRLTRLGGTMGAFDAWMTMQGLKTLGLRMRAHSGNAQAVADVLANHPRVRAVYHPGLSDHPQFHRAMELYPQGFGGMLSADIEDAPAFVRALAGRIPLAPSLADVVTTLSWPWGTSHRALPEAERRRLGITPNLLRLSVGIEDIGDLLGDLEGALEVGGE; encoded by the coding sequence GTGAAGCGCGACTACGACCTGACCACCCTGGCCGCCCGCGCGGGAGAGGAGGCCCGCCCCGAGGGCAACGTGCCGCTGGTCGAGCCGCTCTACCAGTCCACCGTCTACGCCTTTCCCGACCTGGACGCGCTGGAGCGCACCATGAGCGGTGAGGAAAGCGGCAGCTTCTACTACCGCAACGGCACCCCGAATGCCGCGACCCTGGAACGCGCCCTGGCGGGTCTGGAAGGCACCGACGCCGCCCTGGTCGCCGCCAGCGGCATGGCCGCGATCAGCGCCGCGCTGCTGGGCACACTCCAGAGCGGGGACCACGTCGTCGCGGACGCCCGGGTGTATGGGGTGACCTACGCCCTGCTGGCCGAGGAGCTGCCGCGCCTGGGCATCACGACGACCTTCGTGGACGCCTGCGATCCCGGCGAGGTCGAGGCCGCCTTCCGGCCTGAAACGCGCGTGCTGCACGTCGAGAGTCTCACCAATCCGCTGATGACGGTGCCGGACGTGCCCCGGCTGGCCGCCCTCGCCCACGCGCGCGGGGCGCTGCTGAGCGTGGACAACACCTTCGCCAGCCCGGCGGTCTTTCGCCCTGCGCTGCACGGGGCCGATCTGGTCACGCACTCGGTCAGCAAGTACCTCAGCGGGCACTCGGCGGCGTTTGGCGGCGTGGTGTGCGGGCAGGCTGACCTGATCAGCAGCGCCCGCACGCGCCTGACCCGGCTGGGCGGCACCATGGGCGCCTTTGACGCCTGGATGACCATGCAGGGCCTGAAAACCCTGGGCCTGCGGATGCGCGCGCATTCCGGCAACGCGCAGGCGGTGGCCGACGTGCTGGCCAACCATCCGCGCGTGCGGGCCGTGTACCACCCCGGCCTCTCGGACCACCCGCAGTTTCACCGGGCGATGGAGCTGTATCCGCAGGGTTTCGGCGGGATGCTGAGCGCCGACATCGAGGACGCTCCCGCCTTCGTGCGTGCGCTGGCGGGCCGCATTCCGCTCGCGCCCAGCCTCGCGGACGTGGTGACCACCCTCTCGTGGCCCTGGGGCACCTCCCACCGCGCCCTGCCGGAAGCCGAACGCCGCCGCCTGGGCATCACGCCGAATCTGCTGCGCCTCTCGGTCGGTATCGAGGACATCGGAGACCTGCTGGGCGACCTGGAAGGGGCGCTGGAGGTCGGGGGGGAGTGA
- a CDS encoding M48 family metallopeptidase → MTGPVSPSPIRLTGTAFDGRSSRRHDATLEVSGSCVTLRLDGEGGAETETHWTLEQVGIEPPIPGVPRVLRFPGGARFETRDDAAVTALEARDGRNRALGGVRRLEARWWTALGALGVTLALVAAFVVFGIPALARGAAAATPRAVLATFDRETREFLEQGGYLAPTRLSQARQAELRAAFRQVTREAGGQGYTYRLLLRDGEPQGAPLQLGANAFALPGGTVVMTDQLVALARSDRELVGVLAHEVGHVTGRHGLAGVYQGLGLTLLTVAVTGDLISAGTFAAAVPATLLRNGYSRAAETAADEVAGAYLMRAYGTTRPLRAVLARLETGDRDARENSVEESSAAEKLLQTHPGTADRIEHLREIEARGR, encoded by the coding sequence ATGACGGGTCCAGTCTCCCCCTCCCCCATCCGCCTGACCGGCACCGCCTTCGACGGCCGCAGCAGCCGCCGCCACGACGCCACGCTGGAGGTCAGCGGCAGCTGCGTCACCCTGCGGCTGGACGGCGAGGGCGGCGCCGAGACGGAGACGCACTGGACGCTGGAGCAGGTCGGGATCGAGCCACCGATTCCGGGGGTGCCGCGCGTGCTGCGCTTTCCCGGCGGCGCCCGCTTCGAGACGCGTGACGACGCGGCAGTAACGGCCCTGGAGGCGCGGGACGGCCGCAACCGCGCCCTGGGCGGCGTGCGGCGGCTGGAAGCCCGCTGGTGGACCGCGTTGGGGGCGCTGGGCGTCACGCTGGCGCTGGTGGCCGCCTTCGTGGTCTTCGGGATTCCGGCGCTGGCCCGGGGGGCGGCGGCGGCCACGCCGCGCGCGGTGCTGGCGACCTTCGACCGCGAGACGCGCGAGTTTCTGGAGCAGGGCGGTTACCTCGCGCCCACCCGGCTGAGCCAGGCGCGGCAGGCCGAACTCCGGGCCGCGTTCCGGCAGGTCACCCGGGAGGCGGGCGGGCAGGGCTACACCTACCGCCTGCTGCTGCGCGACGGCGAGCCGCAAGGCGCTCCCCTTCAGCTTGGGGCCAACGCCTTTGCGCTGCCGGGCGGCACGGTCGTGATGACCGACCAGCTCGTCGCCCTGGCGCGCAGTGACCGCGAACTCGTCGGCGTGCTCGCGCACGAGGTCGGGCACGTGACCGGGCGGCACGGTCTGGCCGGGGTCTACCAGGGCCTGGGCCTGACCCTGCTCACGGTGGCCGTGACGGGCGACCTGATCAGCGCGGGCACCTTCGCCGCCGCCGTGCCCGCCACCCTGCTCCGCAACGGCTACTCCCGCGCCGCCGAGACCGCCGCCGACGAGGTCGCGGGCGCCTACCTGATGCGCGCCTACGGCACGACCCGGCCGCTGCGCGCCGTCCTCGCCCGGCTGGAGACCGGAGACCGGGACGCCCGCGAGAACAGCGTCGAGGAGAGCAGCGCCGCCGAGAAGCTGCTCCAGACCCACCCCGGCACCGCCGACCGCATCGAGCATCTGCGCGAGATCGAGGCGCGGGGCCGCTGA